In a genomic window of Vigna angularis cultivar LongXiaoDou No.4 chromosome 6, ASM1680809v1, whole genome shotgun sequence:
- the LOC108343458 gene encoding UDP-arabinose 4-epimerase 1, with protein sequence MLNFSRTRSQPRSTRSMSLGGMDYVDPKRKSNYVGKIFLAAALTALCIIMIKRSPSLNPPSPFSIHEPGVTHVLVTGGAGYIGSHATLRLLRDFYRVTIVDNLSRGNLGAVRVLQELFPEPGRLQFIYADLGDKESVNKIFSENKFDAVMHFAAVAYVGESTLDPLKYYHNITSNTLLVLESMAKYGVKKLIYSSTCATYGEPEKMPITEETEQKPINPYGKAKKMSEDIILDFSKTSKMAVMILRYFNVIGSDPEGRLGEAPRPELREHGRISGACFDAARGITTGLKVRGTDYKTQDGTCIRDYIDVTDLVDAHVKALEKAQPGKVGIYNVGTGKGRSVKEFVDACKKATGVNIKVDFLPRRPGDYAEVYSDPSKINLELNWTAQYTDLEKSLQTAWKWQKSHRNGYGISSAI encoded by the exons ATGCTAAATTTTTCTAGGACCAGGAGTCAGCCAAGGTCAACCAGATCTATGTCTTTGGGAG GCATGGATTATGTGGATCCAAAAAGGAAGAGCAATTATGTTGGGAAGATTTTTCTTGCTGCAGCATTAACGGCATTATGCATAATCATGATCAAAAGATCTCCATCTTTGAATCCCCCTAGTCCG TTTTCCATCCATGAACCAGGTGTCACTCATGTTTTAGTGACAGGAGGTGCAGGCTATATTGGCTCGCATGCTACCCTACGACTTCTGAGAGATTTCTATCGTGTCACCATAGTG GATAATCTATCACGTGGCAATTTGGGTGCCGTGAGGGTTCTTCAAGAATTATTTCCGGAACCTGGAAGACTTCAATTTATATACGCAGACTTGGGAGATAAAGAATCT gtgaataaaatattttcagagAATAAATTCGATGCTGTGATGCATTTTGCTGCTGTTGCGTATGTGGGAGAGAGCACACTTGACCCTCTTAA GTATTATCACAACATTACATCAAATACCTTGTTGGTATTGGAGTCTATGGCTAAATACGGAgtgaagaaattaatatattctAGTACATGTGCAACATATGGGGAACCTGAAAAGATGCCCATTACAGAAGAAACAGAACAG AAACCAATTAATCCATATGGAAAAGCCAAGAAGATGTCAGAAGATATCATCCTTGATTTTTCTAAAACTTCTAAAATGGCAGTAATGATTCTGAG ATACTTCAATGTGATTGGATCAGATCCGGAGGGCAGATTAGGTGAGGCTCCAAGACCTGAACTTCGAGAACACGGTCGAATTTCTGGTGCCTGCTTTGATGCAGCTCGTGGTATTACAACTGGCTTAAAG GTTAGAGGAACTGACTACAAGACACAGGATGGAACATGCATACGAGACTACATTGATGTGACCGATTTGGTGGATGCTCATGTGAAGGCTCTTGAAAAGGCACAACCTGGGAAAGTAGGGATCTACAATGTTGGCACTGGAAAAG GTAGATCAGTGAAGGAGTTTGTGGATGCATGCAAAAAGGCGACAGGGGTGAACATCAAAGTGGACTTTCTTCCTCGTAGACCTGGTGATTATGCAGAAGTGTATAGTGACCCTTCTAAGATAAACTTGGAACTGAATTGGACTGCACAATACACTGACCTTGAGAAGAGCTTACAGACTGCATGGAAATGGCAAAAATCTCATCGTAATGGTTATGGCATTTCATCTGCAATCTGA
- the LOC108343542 gene encoding coatomer subunit epsilon-1 — MATPDHLFNLRNNFYLGAYQAAINSSDVSNLSEEDALERDTLVHRCYIALGQLQFVISEIHDDAPTPLQAVKLLALYFSSPDTKDSAISSLKEWLADPAIGNNPTLRLVAGLVFLHENDFNEALKHTNAGGTMELHALNVQIFIKMHRSDYAERQLRIMQQIDEDHTLTQLANAWLDLAVGGSKIQEAYLIFKDMSERYQSTSLLLNGKAVCCMHMGNFDEAETLLVEALNKDARDPETLANLVVCCLHLGKPSNKSFSQLKLSHADHVLVKRVTSAEESFDRALQTFSS, encoded by the exons ATGGCGACACCGGACCACCTGTTCAACCTCCGCAACAATTTCTACCTCGGCGCCTACCAAGCCGCCATCAACAGCAGCGACGTCTCCAACCTCTCGGAAGAAGACGCCCTGGAGCGCGACACCCTCGTCCACCGCTGCTACATCGCCCTTGGCCAGTTGCAGTTCGTCATTTCCGAGATCCATGACGATGCTCCCACTCCTCTCCAAGCCGTCAAACTCCTCGCCCTCTATTTCTCCTCTCCCGACACCAAG GACTCTGCCATCTCCAGCCTCAAGGAATGGCTCGCGGATCCCGCCATCGGAAACAACCCCACTCTCAGGCTCGTCGCCGGTCTCGTCTTCCTCCACGAGAATGATTTCAACGAAGCACTTAAACACACCAATGCCGGAGGGACCATGGAACT GCACGCATTGAATGTTCAGATCTTCATTAAGATGCATAGGTCGGATTACGCGGAGAGGCAGCTGCGGATCATGCAGCAGATTGATGAGGATCACACTCTCACTCAACTGGCCAATGCGTGGCTCGATTTGGCTGtg GGAGGGTCGAAGATTCAGGAGGCGTATCTGATATTCAAAGATATGTCGGAGAGGTATCAGTCCACCAGTTTGCTTTTGAATGGCAAGGCGGTTTGCTGCATGCACATGGGCAATTTTGACGAAGCAGAGACCCTTTTGGTTGAAGCGCTGAACAAG GATGCCAGGGATCCTGAAACGCTAGCCAATCTAGTTGTATGCTGTCTTCACCTTGGCAAGCCATCTAACAAATCATTCAG CCAGCTGAAACTTTCTCACGCAGATCATGTACTCGTCAAGCGGGTAACATCAGCTGAAGAAAGTTTTGATAGAGCGCTACAAACATTTTCTTCATGA
- the LOC108343500 gene encoding uncharacterized protein LOC108343500 isoform X2: MLRLFLDFDNFISCLTSSSFSSYCRVSSFAVFLSASPVQEVNNEKDEDGTKDLWALLEIIGVENDFLHVVYCHLLKNPTALKAFNGVPIHHRKKMLPNIVPDYQPRASKRNVKANKSSKERSPKVTDR, from the exons ATGTTGagattatttttagattttgataATTTCATTAGTTGTCTAACATCTTCATCTTTCTCTTCTTACTGCCGTGTCTCTTCTTTTGCTGTATTTCTGTCTGCTTCTCCAGTCCAAG AGGTGAATAATGAAAAGGATGAAGATGGTACTAAGGATTTATGGGCACTTTTGGAGATCATAGGTGTTGAAAATGATTTCTTGCATGTTGTATACTGCCACCTTTTGAAGAACCCTACTGCTTTAAAAGCTTTTAATGGTGTTCCAATTCATCACCGCAAGAAGATGTTACCTAATATTGTGCCAGACTATCAACCCAGGGCATCTAAACGGAATGTTAAG GCTAATAAATCATCAAAGGAGAGAAGCCCCAAAGTCACTGATCGCTGA
- the LOC108343500 gene encoding uncharacterized protein LOC108343500 isoform X1, which yields MSFPSKMNSVGGTVESFNSTGNGKQNFENSKIRSGAIIHNPHPGSVSSVGGTLRSFLQDGDGDQSFAGADIQSGEVNSEKDEDGTKDLWAQLQKIGVEDDSLGVVYWYLFNNPTALKGFNGVPIHERKNMLPIIVPNYQPKGSNRNVKIT from the exons ATGTCTTTCCCAAGCAAGATGAATTCCGTGGGGGGCACTGTGGAATCATTTAACAGCACAGGGAACGGGAAACAAAATTTCGAAAATTCCAAGATTAGAAGTGGAGCAATAATCCATAACCCACATCCTGGCTCTGTTTCCTCCGTAGGAGGAACTCTACGCTCCTTTCTCCAAGATGGTGATGGTGATCAGAGTTTTGCTGGTGCTGACATTCAGAGTGGAG AGGTGAATAGTGAAAAGGATGAAGATGGTACTAAGGATTTATGGGCACAGTTGCAGAAAATAGGTGTTGAAGATGATTCCTTGGGAGTTGTATATTGGTACCTTTTTAACAATCCTACTGCTTTAAAAGGTTTTAATGGTGTTCCAATTCATGAGCGCAAGAACATGTTACCTATCATTGTGCCAAACTATCAACCCAAGGGATCTAATCGGAATGTTAAG ataACATAG